A section of the Flavobacterium ardleyense genome encodes:
- a CDS encoding T9SS type A sorting domain-containing protein, whose translation MKTITLALAFVSLGMQAQVFPNPYCAISSSGTTTEEITSVAFGETFFTNSDFDSILVNKTSEAASVVPGISYTLSVQGNTKGNFENKIVAFIDWNQNNVLDDAGEIYEVGSLINSTGNDGQMATLIINAPLEQLTGTTRIRIAKIYTDEDSPAIINPCAIEMDAFGMGNFPGFGQALDFTISFVELGTETFDLNAFMAYPIPTADILNVSYKSDIDNVKIYNMLGQQVLSKNLNHQHSQINVSTLAAGNYIVRLSSGELQHNFRIIKL comes from the coding sequence ATGAAAACAATTACTTTAGCACTAGCATTTGTTTCACTTGGTATGCAAGCACAGGTTTTTCCGAATCCTTACTGCGCTATTAGCAGCAGTGGCACCACTACCGAGGAAATTACTTCGGTTGCATTTGGAGAGACGTTTTTTACAAATTCAGATTTCGATTCTATTTTGGTTAATAAAACATCCGAAGCAGCGTCTGTTGTACCTGGAATTAGTTATACACTTTCGGTGCAGGGAAATACTAAAGGCAACTTTGAAAACAAGATTGTTGCATTTATAGATTGGAATCAGAATAACGTTCTTGATGATGCGGGTGAAATTTACGAAGTTGGATCACTGATAAATTCAACTGGAAATGATGGACAAATGGCAACATTGATTATAAATGCGCCTTTAGAGCAACTTACTGGAACAACGCGAATCAGAATTGCTAAAATATATACTGACGAAGATTCTCCAGCAATTATCAATCCTTGCGCTATTGAAATGGATGCTTTTGGAATGGGAAATTTTCCAGGTTTTGGACAAGCGCTCGATTTTACAATTTCATTCGTTGAATTAGGAACTGAAACTTTTGATTTAAATGCTTTTATGGCTTACCCTATTCCGACAGCAGATATTTTGAATGTTTCGTATAAATCTGATATTGATAATGTGAAGATTTATAATATGCTTGGCCAACAAGTGTTGTCTAAAAATCTTAACCATCAGCATTCACAGATAAATGTGTCTACTTTGGCTGCTGGAAATTATATTGTACGATTATCTTCAGGAGAATTACAGCATAATTTCAGGATTATAAAGCTGTAA
- the tnpA gene encoding IS200/IS605 family transposase — protein sequence MGQSLVKNYIHIVFSTKHREPLIKSPYELKLHSYVAAICNDFESTALIVGGYTDHIHILCMLSKKLALMTLVQKIKANSSKWMKTNDDSLGTFFWQDGYGAFSVSQNDVEQVKNYIKNQHSHHDKLSFQNEFKLLLKENKVDYDERYVWD from the coding sequence ATGGGGCAATCATTAGTTAAAAATTATATTCATATCGTTTTTAGTACAAAACACCGCGAACCATTAATTAAATCTCCCTATGAGCTGAAACTTCACAGCTATGTTGCTGCAATTTGTAATGATTTCGAATCAACTGCATTAATTGTCGGCGGCTACACAGATCATATACATATTTTATGCATGCTCTCAAAAAAACTAGCACTAATGACTTTGGTTCAGAAGATCAAAGCGAATTCGTCAAAGTGGATGAAAACAAATGATGATAGCTTAGGCACTTTTTTTTGGCAAGATGGTTATGGCGCTTTTTCTGTTAGTCAAAATGACGTGGAGCAGGTAAAGAACTACATTAAAAATCAACACAGTCATCACGATAAACTTTCTTTTCAGAATGAGTTTAAATTATTACTCAAAGAGAATAAGGTGGATTATGATGAGCGATATGTTTGGGATTAG
- a CDS encoding YqiA/YcfP family alpha/beta fold hydrolase, translating to MKILYLHGLESKLSDVKRQVLENFGQVTAPDMDYYNNPKIFEMLTLLQNKHNFDVVIGSSMGGFMSYYFANTVKCPALLFNPALQQTKVVQNIPAINPTNASPILHFALGGLDDVVSANDTLKWLSQNRAATTDYKISLHKDLKHQIKYDIFKSEIEEFFRQLNLRP from the coding sequence ATGAAAATATTATACTTACATGGACTTGAAAGTAAACTGAGCGACGTTAAAAGACAAGTTCTAGAGAATTTTGGACAAGTTACTGCGCCAGATATGGATTATTACAACAACCCGAAAATTTTTGAAATGCTTACTTTATTACAGAATAAGCATAATTTTGATGTCGTTATTGGAAGCAGTATGGGAGGTTTTATGAGCTATTACTTTGCCAATACTGTAAAATGTCCAGCTCTACTTTTCAATCCAGCTTTGCAACAGACTAAAGTAGTTCAAAATATTCCAGCAATAAATCCTACCAACGCATCGCCGATTTTGCATTTTGCACTTGGCGGTCTAGACGATGTCGTTTCTGCAAATGATACTTTAAAATGGTTGTCTCAAAATAGAGCGGCAACTACGGATTATAAAATTTCTCTTCACAAAGATTTAAAACACCAAATAAAATATGACATTTTTAAGTCCGAAATAGAAGAGTTTTTTAGACAATTGAATTTGCGTCCATAA
- a CDS encoding type III polyketide synthase produces MSIKIIKVAKQLPKYSRTTAEIIPFLDVWLEGQDDRFIRKVKKIFEGAAVDKRYSIMDPLEVFTATSFEEKNDIYAREVTILGEQVLKKALEKANWKGEDLDYIITVSCTGIMIPSLDAYLINKLKLRQDIIRLPVTEMGCAAGISGIIYAQNFLKANPNKKAAVIAVESPSATFQLNDFSMPNIVSAAIFGDGAACVLLSSDENDEGPTILDQSMYHFYDNEHMMGFKLTNSGLQMILDIEVPNTIASHFPDIIHPFLAKNNLKIEDIDHLIFHPGGKKIVQTVEELFSDLGKNINATKEVLRLYGNMSSATVLYVLEQIMDEKPKKGEKGVMLSFGPGFSAQRVLLEF; encoded by the coding sequence ATGAGTATAAAAATTATAAAAGTTGCCAAGCAATTGCCGAAATATTCCAGAACAACCGCCGAAATAATTCCGTTTCTAGACGTTTGGCTGGAAGGTCAAGACGATCGTTTTATTAGGAAAGTCAAAAAAATTTTTGAAGGTGCCGCCGTAGACAAACGCTATTCGATAATGGATCCTCTTGAAGTTTTTACTGCTACTTCTTTCGAAGAGAAAAATGACATTTACGCGCGAGAAGTCACAATTCTTGGCGAGCAAGTTTTGAAGAAGGCCCTCGAAAAAGCCAATTGGAAAGGTGAGGATTTGGATTATATAATCACGGTGAGTTGCACCGGAATTATGATTCCGTCATTGGATGCTTATCTAATTAATAAACTGAAACTAAGACAAGACATCATCCGACTTCCTGTCACTGAAATGGGTTGTGCTGCAGGAATTTCGGGAATTATTTATGCTCAGAATTTTCTAAAAGCAAATCCAAATAAGAAAGCTGCGGTTATTGCGGTCGAAAGTCCTTCGGCCACTTTTCAGTTGAACGACTTTTCGATGCCAAATATTGTAAGTGCGGCCATCTTCGGAGATGGCGCCGCTTGCGTTCTGCTATCCTCGGACGAAAACGATGAAGGTCCGACGATTTTGGATCAGTCAATGTACCATTTTTACGATAATGAACACATGATGGGTTTCAAATTGACAAATTCAGGTTTGCAAATGATTTTGGATATTGAAGTGCCAAACACAATTGCATCACATTTTCCAGATATAATTCATCCATTTTTAGCGAAGAATAATTTAAAGATAGAAGACATTGACCATTTGATATTTCATCCCGGTGGAAAGAAGATCGTGCAAACGGTCGAAGAATTATTTTCAGATTTAGGAAAGAATATCAATGCGACTAAAGAGGTTTTGAGACTTTATGGAAATATGTCTAGCGCTACCGTTTTGTACGTTTTAGAACAGATTATGGACGAGAAACCTAAGAAAGGCGAAAAAGGAGTGATGCTTAGTTTTGGCCCTGGATTTTCGGCTCAACGCGTTTTATTAGAGTTTTAG
- a CDS encoding histone H1 — protein sequence MKDLIEKINAEFQTFTSETDSLTEKGVKAAGARARKSTLELEKLLKEFRKVSIEESKK from the coding sequence ATGAAAGATCTTATCGAAAAAATCAACGCTGAATTCCAAACATTTACTTCAGAAACTGATTCACTAACAGAAAAGGGAGTAAAAGCTGCTGGTGCAAGAGCTCGTAAATCAACTTTAGAGCTTGAAAAATTATTGAAAGAATTTAGAAAAGTTTCGATAGAAGAGTCAAAAAAATAA
- a CDS encoding methyltransferase domain-containing protein, translated as MSINTKFRTDEPEIMDDFSLEGEELRDALDKIAKINQLLGGNKLTLEGLKAILPKGSKKPLTIVDVGCGNGDMLRTIADFGNQDGYNFKLIGIDANAFTVKHAEKLSANYQNISFLCEDIFTIQPSKIDCDVIVCTLTLHHFKDDEIVDILNVFKKSAKLGIVINDLQRSAVAYRLFQLLCVIFGLNRMSREDGLVSILRGFKKEELVAFSEKLNFKKYSIDWKWAFRYQWIIQNI; from the coding sequence ATGAGTATCAATACGAAATTCCGAACAGATGAGCCTGAGATCATGGACGACTTTTCGCTAGAAGGCGAGGAGCTAAGAGATGCTTTGGACAAAATCGCCAAAATTAATCAATTGCTCGGGGGAAATAAGTTAACTTTAGAAGGACTGAAAGCAATTTTGCCGAAAGGCAGTAAAAAACCATTGACAATTGTCGATGTTGGCTGCGGAAATGGCGATATGTTGCGCACAATTGCTGACTTTGGAAATCAAGATGGCTATAACTTTAAACTTATCGGAATTGATGCCAATGCTTTTACTGTCAAACATGCTGAGAAGCTATCTGCAAATTATCAAAATATAAGTTTCTTGTGCGAAGATATATTTACCATTCAACCATCAAAAATTGATTGTGATGTAATTGTTTGTACCTTAACCTTGCATCATTTCAAAGATGATGAAATAGTTGACATTCTAAATGTCTTTAAAAAATCGGCAAAACTCGGAATTGTTATAAATGATTTACAAAGAAGTGCTGTGGCTTATCGATTGTTTCAATTATTATGTGTAATTTTTGGTCTCAATAGAATGTCGCGTGAAGATGGTCTTGTTTCGATTTTAAGAGGTTTCAAAAAAGAAGAATTAGTTGCTTTCTCAGAAAAATTAAATTTTAAAAAATACAGCATCGATTGGAAGTGGGCGTTTCGCTACCAATGGATTATTCAAAATATATGA
- a CDS encoding 3-hydroxyacyl-ACP dehydratase FabZ family protein, which translates to MTNQEILSKLPYSKPFLFVDEIIAINENGVEGTYFFDESLDFYKGHFKDNPVTPGVILTETMAQIGVVCLGIYLLKDSFNSNSVIALTSSEIEYLKPVYPNQKARVVSEKVYFRFNKLKCKVSMFNQANEEVCRGTIAGMIIS; encoded by the coding sequence ATGACAAATCAAGAAATACTTTCAAAACTACCCTATTCAAAACCATTTTTGTTCGTTGACGAAATTATAGCAATTAACGAAAATGGAGTAGAAGGCACGTATTTTTTCGACGAAAGTCTAGATTTTTACAAAGGACATTTTAAAGATAATCCCGTAACTCCAGGAGTAATTTTGACCGAGACAATGGCGCAAATTGGCGTAGTTTGTTTGGGTATTTACCTATTGAAAGATTCATTTAATTCAAATAGCGTAATTGCTTTAACCTCAAGTGAAATAGAATATTTAAAACCAGTATATCCGAATCAAAAAGCAAGAGTAGTTTCTGAAAAAGTATATTTTAGATTTAATAAATTAAAGTGCAAAGTTTCGATGTTTAATCAAGCAAACGAAGAAGTTTGTCGCGGTACAATTGCTGGAATGATAATTTCATAA
- a CDS encoding 4'-phosphopantetheinyl transferase family protein, producing MIGNDIVDLQLAKTQSNWQRLRFIEKIFTISEQDFIRQSESPELEIWKLWTMKEAAYKIFNRETGIRGFFPWKLDCEIKDFRIGKFVGKVSIGNKMYFTETIQNENYVYTIATSSIAHFEKIIEINLDDKIVKIDGLPFRTINKMPVSITHHGRFERRISLVDGC from the coding sequence ATGATCGGTAATGACATTGTCGATTTGCAATTAGCAAAAACGCAGAGCAATTGGCAAAGACTGAGATTTATAGAAAAAATCTTTACTATAAGCGAGCAAGATTTCATTCGACAATCTGAAAGCCCGGAATTGGAAATTTGGAAATTGTGGACTATGAAAGAGGCAGCTTATAAAATCTTTAATCGCGAAACAGGAATTAGAGGTTTTTTTCCGTGGAAATTGGACTGTGAAATAAAAGATTTTCGGATCGGTAAATTCGTGGGAAAAGTTTCAATTGGCAACAAAATGTATTTCACTGAAACTATTCAGAACGAAAATTATGTCTATACTATTGCTACTAGTTCTATAGCTCATTTCGAGAAAATTATAGAAATAAATTTAGATGATAAAATCGTAAAAATTGATGGTTTGCCTTTTAGGACTATTAATAAAATGCCAGTGTCAATTACTCACCACGGGCGATTTGAGCGCAGAATAAGTTTAGTGGATGGTTGTTAG
- a CDS encoding TolC family protein, producing MKNNLVILILFLIPILATAQETLTLEECYELAHKNYPLAKQSALIGQKSVLEIESVNKAKLPKIDLNAQATYQSEVIGLPISMPGMEPINKDQYRATLDINQNIYNGGTIDANARLKQAQSKTQQQQVEVNLYQLKSRINQYYFSILLLQEKRDLLLSKSELLSAKIKEVKIGVKYGAILPASELILEAEMLKITQQLTEIKYEKKMMFENLFQLTSTQIDTETKLVVPENSASTSENKRPELTFFDLQSEQLDMSKELVSKSQLPKLNAFGQVGYGNPGLNMLDNSFQPFYIVGLKANWNILDWGKTRKDLSALEISKEMILSEKESFMLNNAMELNQVNNDSDKIQELLLSDQKIIETREKIVQSANAQMKNGVITTSEYLTEVTNLFEAKNTLKLHEVQLSLSKSNYKIISGN from the coding sequence ATGAAAAACAATCTTGTCATATTAATTTTGTTCCTAATTCCCATTCTAGCCACCGCGCAAGAAACTTTGACCTTGGAAGAATGTTACGAATTGGCGCACAAAAACTATCCTTTGGCCAAACAATCTGCGCTGATCGGGCAGAAATCTGTTTTGGAAATCGAATCGGTCAATAAAGCCAAACTTCCAAAAATCGATTTGAATGCGCAAGCTACGTATCAATCTGAAGTAATTGGATTGCCAATTTCGATGCCCGGAATGGAGCCAATAAATAAAGATCAATATCGTGCAACCTTAGATATAAATCAGAATATCTACAATGGCGGAACAATTGACGCTAATGCGAGATTGAAGCAAGCGCAGTCAAAAACGCAGCAACAGCAGGTGGAAGTGAATTTATACCAACTGAAATCACGGATTAATCAGTACTATTTTTCGATTTTACTTTTACAGGAAAAACGCGATTTATTACTTTCTAAAAGTGAATTGCTTTCCGCAAAAATTAAAGAAGTGAAAATTGGAGTGAAATACGGCGCGATTCTGCCGGCATCTGAACTTATTCTTGAAGCCGAAATGCTTAAAATCACTCAGCAATTAACGGAAATCAAGTACGAAAAGAAAATGATGTTTGAGAACCTTTTTCAATTAACTTCTACTCAAATTGATACGGAAACGAAACTTGTTGTGCCAGAAAATTCTGCTAGTACTTCAGAAAATAAACGTCCAGAACTTACATTTTTTGATTTGCAGAGCGAGCAACTAGACATGTCAAAAGAGCTTGTTTCTAAATCGCAACTTCCAAAACTAAATGCTTTCGGACAAGTAGGCTACGGAAACCCAGGATTAAATATGCTTGACAATTCTTTTCAGCCTTTTTATATAGTGGGATTAAAAGCAAATTGGAATATTTTGGATTGGGGAAAAACCAGAAAGGATTTAAGTGCTTTGGAAATTTCTAAAGAAATGATCTTATCTGAAAAAGAAAGTTTTATGCTTAACAACGCAATGGAACTGAATCAAGTCAATAATGATTCGGATAAAATTCAAGAGCTTCTATTGTCAGATCAGAAAATCATAGAAACGCGCGAGAAAATTGTACAGTCGGCGAATGCTCAGATGAAAAATGGAGTGATCACAACTTCCGAATATTTGACCGAAGTCACCAACTTATTTGAAGCAAAAAACACTCTGAAATTGCACGAAGTTCAGTTGTCGTTATCGAAATCTAATTACAAAATAATCAGCGGGAATTAA
- a CDS encoding OmpA family protein — MSMQNTTIKVKTILLSVCLLSSAGLFAQSEKTSEKSSIVMTKSELNSFLTTVAESRRAQLRERENRNVKQDLAELRLQYERDSRSQGYGNNGVSNQQVLQELRYLNQRIDNLGYRNDNSGYNNPSRSRDNSTIIMPGGSNATNPMYMNDRGSSTTVIPSNKKKIDEYQFKIDSLKSSEANRNNFVQNNSYPDSLSNLKGSLSDIRRQLENMEAKLKAPKNVKPEKEKSYFKQQVYFANNSETVNSEYLRYVQDLTQILITYPEAKVLLEGWASPVGKADYNKRLSMRRSEAVQKAFLNNGIDQSRILTSFKGEDKKSSDQHARRVDMSIIVQ, encoded by the coding sequence ATGTCAATGCAAAATACAACTATAAAAGTAAAGACAATATTACTTTCTGTATGCTTACTATCTTCAGCAGGTCTTTTCGCGCAAAGCGAAAAGACCTCTGAAAAAAGTAGTATTGTAATGACAAAATCTGAACTGAACTCATTTTTGACGACAGTGGCAGAATCGAGACGTGCTCAACTTAGGGAGAGAGAAAATAGAAATGTAAAGCAGGATTTGGCCGAATTAAGATTGCAATATGAACGTGATTCAAGATCTCAAGGGTATGGTAACAATGGAGTTTCAAATCAGCAAGTGTTACAGGAATTGAGGTATCTTAATCAGCGAATTGATAATTTGGGCTACCGAAATGATAATAGTGGTTACAACAACCCGTCACGATCAAGAGATAACTCTACTATTATTATGCCGGGAGGATCAAATGCTACAAATCCAATGTATATGAACGATCGTGGAAGCTCGACGACTGTAATTCCTTCAAATAAAAAGAAGATTGACGAATATCAATTCAAGATTGATTCGTTAAAGAGCAGTGAAGCTAACAGAAATAATTTTGTGCAGAATAATTCCTATCCAGATAGCTTAAGCAATCTTAAAGGAAGTTTGTCAGATATTAGAAGGCAATTGGAGAATATGGAAGCTAAGTTAAAAGCTCCTAAGAATGTAAAACCGGAAAAAGAAAAGTCTTATTTTAAGCAGCAAGTTTATTTTGCAAACAATTCTGAAACGGTAAATTCTGAATATCTTCGATATGTCCAAGATTTAACGCAAATTTTAATCACATATCCTGAAGCCAAAGTGCTTCTAGAGGGGTGGGCGAGTCCAGTAGGAAAGGCTGATTATAATAAAAGACTTTCTATGCGAAGATCTGAGGCGGTTCAGAAAGCTTTCTTAAATAACGGAATTGATCAAAGTCGAATTTTGACATCCTTTAAAGGTGAGGATAAAAAATCATCAGATCAGCACGCGAGACGTGTAGACATGTCGATAATTGTACAGTAA
- a CDS encoding DUF6132 family protein — translation MIKRQYIITGIGILVGFVLGYAYYHFIGCATGSCAITSKPFNSTLYGGMLGGLLFNMFVISKTEENRED, via the coding sequence ATGATTAAGAGACAATATATAATTACAGGAATTGGTATTTTGGTGGGATTCGTTTTGGGTTATGCGTATTATCACTTTATAGGATGCGCAACCGGAAGTTGTGCAATAACTTCAAAACCTTTTAATAGCACTTTGTATGGCGGAATGCTGGGTGGTCTACTTTTTAATATGTTTGTAATTTCTAAAACGGAGGAAAACAGAGAGGATTAA
- a CDS encoding TetR/AcrR family transcriptional regulator, protein MDKVKTENTELEILEAAKDVFQQKGMDGARMQEIADKANINKALLHYYYRSKQLLFEAVFKSAFSLLAPQLNKVLNDDSALFEKIENFTANYVSFVIKHPYLPNFVIQELTRNPEFVQTLRAQPNFPSMEKFSNQVSESIAKGEIREIEAEQLLINILSLNIFPFIGQPLLMALINVDKEKYSKILLDRKTEVSSFIINSIKI, encoded by the coding sequence ATGGATAAGGTCAAAACAGAAAATACAGAGCTTGAAATTTTAGAAGCGGCAAAAGATGTTTTCCAGCAAAAAGGAATGGATGGCGCACGTATGCAGGAGATTGCGGATAAGGCCAACATCAATAAAGCGCTGCTTCATTACTATTATAGAAGCAAACAATTACTGTTTGAAGCAGTTTTTAAAAGTGCCTTTTCATTATTAGCGCCTCAACTAAATAAAGTTTTAAATGACGATTCAGCTTTATTTGAAAAAATTGAAAACTTCACTGCAAATTATGTTTCATTCGTAATTAAGCATCCGTATTTGCCAAATTTCGTAATTCAGGAATTGACTCGAAATCCAGAGTTTGTGCAGACACTTCGCGCGCAACCAAATTTTCCTTCGATGGAAAAATTTAGTAATCAGGTTTCTGAATCCATCGCAAAAGGTGAAATACGAGAAATCGAAGCAGAGCAACTTTTGATTAATATTTTGTCGCTAAATATTTTTCCATTCATCGGGCAACCCTTATTGATGGCTTTGATAAATGTTGATAAAGAAAAGTACAGCAAAATTCTACTCGATCGTAAAACCGAAGTATCGTCTTTTATCATTAATTCGATAAAAATTTAG
- a CDS encoding NAD(P)/FAD-dependent oxidoreductase has protein sequence MKVPILILGGGLAGLTAAIHLSKLGHQITIIEKNRYPRHKVCGEYISNEVVEYYKWLGLDNILAQSHPINTFRLEIDQNNLSEVELPLGGFGISRYLLDNLLYHQAMSQNCIFIHESVTEISFQDGFFKILLNSGQEIETPIAIGSFGKRSNIDVTLKRGFIQKKSHWLAVKSHYAGQFDDRVVGLYPFHGGYCGVSKVEDDKINICYIVQTEVFKKFKNIPDFTENILFENQGLKNILAKSESIFENPLTISQISFDEKKAVENHILMIGDAAGLIHPLCGNGMAMAIHSAKIASELIDDALKKENFSRKILEAQYEKKWNQTFKNRLAMGRILSSLLLNPMLTKISLKTVAKSPALFRFIIKKTHGKLIPKPS, from the coding sequence ATGAAAGTTCCAATTCTCATTCTTGGCGGAGGTTTAGCTGGACTTACAGCAGCAATTCATTTGTCCAAATTAGGACATCAAATTACGATTATAGAAAAAAATCGCTACCCAAGACATAAGGTCTGCGGCGAATATATTTCCAATGAAGTTGTTGAATATTATAAATGGCTTGGACTCGATAATATTTTGGCGCAAAGCCATCCTATAAATACTTTTAGATTAGAAATAGATCAAAATAATCTATCGGAAGTTGAGTTGCCTCTAGGTGGATTTGGAATAAGTAGGTATTTGCTCGATAATTTACTATATCATCAAGCGATGTCTCAAAACTGTATATTTATACACGAATCCGTCACTGAGATTAGTTTTCAGGATGGTTTTTTTAAAATTCTTTTAAATTCAGGTCAGGAAATTGAAACTCCAATTGCAATTGGAAGTTTCGGAAAACGCTCCAATATTGATGTGACTTTAAAACGTGGTTTTATTCAGAAGAAATCACACTGGTTAGCGGTTAAATCACATTATGCTGGACAGTTTGACGATAGAGTAGTTGGTCTTTATCCTTTTCACGGTGGCTATTGTGGAGTTTCTAAAGTTGAAGATGACAAAATTAATATCTGCTATATAGTTCAAACAGAAGTATTCAAGAAGTTCAAAAATATTCCAGATTTTACCGAGAATATCCTTTTTGAAAATCAGGGTTTAAAAAATATTTTAGCAAAATCAGAATCAATTTTCGAAAATCCGTTAACTATTAGTCAAATTTCATTCGACGAAAAAAAAGCAGTCGAAAATCATATTTTGATGATAGGAGATGCAGCAGGACTAATTCATCCCCTTTGTGGCAATGGAATGGCAATGGCGATTCACAGCGCGAAAATTGCTTCTGAATTAATTGATGATGCTTTAAAAAAGGAAAATTTCTCGAGAAAAATATTAGAGGCGCAATATGAGAAAAAGTGGAATCAAACTTTTAAAAACCGACTTGCGATGGGCAGAATATTATCATCGTTATTATTAAATCCAATGTTAACAAAAATAAGTCTGAAAACCGTCGCAAAATCTCCTGCTTTATTTAGATTTATAATTAAGAAAACCCACGGTAAACTAATTCCTAAACCTAGCTAA
- a CDS encoding beta-ketoacyl-[acyl-carrier-protein] synthase family protein gives MEKRRVVITGIGIVAPNGVGKVAFQKALENGTSGIKFDQQLADLKFSCTVSGKPDLDENYIKEFFTDLELRNLNASGILYGVIAGMQAWKDAGLEIASAETPDYDSGTIFGSGTSGIEKFRESIYKIDDLQTRRLGSTVVAQTMLSGVSAFLAGKLGFGNQVTTNSSACTTGTESLLMAYERVQSGKALRMLAGSTSDSGPYIWAGFDAMKVCTFKHNENPEMASRPMSESASGFVPSSGAGAFVVEDLKSALARNATIYAEILGGNINSGGQRGSGTMTAPNAEAVQKCIKDAVKDAGIDAKDIDVINGHLTATSKDAFEIENWSKALNRSGDDFPYINSLKGMVGHCLSGAASVELVASILEIQNDFIFPSINCEDFNPEILEIISLNKVPQNTLYQPINILAKASFGFGDVNGCVILKKYKNESN, from the coding sequence ATGGAAAAAAGAAGAGTCGTTATCACGGGAATCGGAATTGTTGCTCCAAATGGAGTTGGGAAAGTGGCGTTCCAAAAAGCACTTGAAAACGGAACTTCAGGAATCAAATTCGATCAGCAGTTAGCCGATCTGAAGTTTTCTTGTACGGTTTCGGGTAAACCTGATTTGGATGAAAATTATATCAAAGAATTTTTCACCGACTTAGAATTGCGGAATTTGAACGCATCTGGAATCTTGTACGGTGTAATTGCTGGAATGCAAGCTTGGAAAGATGCTGGTTTAGAAATAGCATCTGCCGAAACTCCAGATTATGACAGCGGAACAATCTTTGGATCTGGAACTTCTGGAATTGAGAAATTTCGCGAAAGCATTTACAAAATTGACGATTTACAAACTCGAAGACTAGGTAGCACGGTGGTTGCGCAAACAATGCTTAGTGGCGTGAGTGCCTTTCTTGCGGGGAAATTAGGCTTTGGAAATCAAGTTACCACCAATTCTTCTGCGTGCACCACAGGTACCGAAAGTTTGTTGATGGCTTATGAAAGAGTTCAATCCGGAAAAGCACTTCGAATGCTAGCGGGAAGTACAAGTGATTCTGGACCGTATATTTGGGCGGGTTTTGATGCTATGAAAGTCTGTACTTTTAAGCATAATGAAAATCCTGAAATGGCTTCACGACCAATGAGCGAAAGTGCTTCAGGATTTGTGCCTTCAAGCGGTGCAGGCGCGTTTGTGGTAGAAGATTTGAAATCTGCCTTAGCAAGAAATGCAACTATTTATGCCGAAATTCTCGGTGGGAATATCAATTCTGGCGGTCAACGCGGTTCGGGTACTATGACGGCTCCGAATGCAGAGGCGGTGCAGAAATGTATCAAAGATGCCGTGAAAGATGCAGGAATTGATGCAAAAGATATCGACGTTATTAATGGGCACCTGACAGCAACTTCCAAAGATGCTTTCGAAATTGAAAATTGGTCAAAAGCGTTGAATCGAAGTGGAGACGATTTTCCCTATATCAATTCTTTAAAAGGGATGGTTGGACATTGTTTGTCAGGCGCAGCAAGTGTAGAACTGGTGGCTTCAATTTTAGAAATTCAGAATGACTTTATCTTTCCGTCAATCAATTGCGAGGATTTCAATCCTGAAATATTAGAAATAATTAGTTTAAATAAAGTACCACAAAATACATTATATCAGCCTATTAATATTTTAGCAAAAGCTAGCTTTGGGTTTGGTGATGTAAATGGATGTGTAATTTTAAAAAAATATAAAAATGAATCAAATTGA
- a CDS encoding phosphopantetheine-binding protein, whose translation MNQIDQLREIIKPYVPKPERLENLNPETDFIKDLEINSANLVDIILDIEEKFDINIDNEGMEKMLNVKAALSIIDLELAKK comes from the coding sequence ATGAATCAAATTGATCAATTGAGAGAAATCATTAAACCATATGTTCCAAAACCGGAACGACTTGAAAACCTAAATCCGGAAACAGATTTCATCAAGGATTTGGAAATAAATTCGGCAAATCTTGTGGATATAATTCTCGATATCGAGGAGAAATTCGACATCAATATAGATAATGAAGGAATGGAAAAAATGCTAAACGTAAAAGCAGCACTTTCCATAATCGATCTAGAACTAGCCAAAAAATGA